In one Heterodontus francisci isolate sHetFra1 chromosome 16, sHetFra1.hap1, whole genome shotgun sequence genomic region, the following are encoded:
- the LOC137378383 gene encoding opioid growth factor receptor-like protein 1 isoform X4 — protein MSRLFPLRERGMNWYAKELTRQEIELFKKSKIVKKRLIKSYKMMLDFYGIKLVNRKTGVVKRAHNWNQRFTNLNLRTHNNLRITRILKCLGEMGFEHYQPPLVKFFLTETLINKQLPNVKESVLDYFLYTIRSKSERRKLILYARQHYQPLSDFVWGPPKGTEHRFSHILTELKKEEEAAGEEASDEDTEEEISFVSLETGEGCSWEQGSLTKQKSSDTGEKRTNCVKDTEERSEGRIETRKLDAGTSQEEYSAEEKSNGDGKPSVSENKPHQNGHTEKQTECEEQAVREGIKSDIKELLQGDKVLKNCETKHEKTEDDLETFGIRVVAGEAMSPKEKESKETLLPSGESELVISEEDKPATERKVGSKSTGGVDDIAEPELVIVEEDNLATEARKIVNMAKREMVETTNPEPATTEEDKYAKEESKTGNITKEEVDEVAKPHPDTAEEDKYTKEEKIGNMVMPGPGQKNMLIEPKTHEGQNESVSKRKIQSSGKDESEYLEEMETQEVGLGYAVKDVKYRGEQSEEMETEDIKCPGEEGDVEMEDSQ, from the exons atgtccag GCTGTTTCCATTGCGGGAACGTGGAATGAATTGGTACGCCAAGGAGCTCACAAGACAAGAAATCGAG TTATTCAAAAAATCTAAGATTGTGAAAAAGAGGCTGATTAAATCATACAAGATGATGCTGGATTTTTATGGCATTAAACTGGTAAATCGGAAAACCGGAGTGGTGAAACGAGCCCATAACTGGAATCAGCGGTTCACCAATCTCAATCT ACGCACACATAATAATCTCCGCATCACTCGGATACTGAAGTGCCTTGGAGAGATGGGCTTCGAACATTATCAGCCACCACTGGTAAAGTTCTTCCTTACAGAAACGCTGATCAATAAGCAGTTGCCCAATGTTAAAGAGAGTGTGCTGGACTACTTTCTTTACACCATTAGAAGTAAATCTGAGAGAAGGAAGTTGATACTTTATGCACGGCAGCACTATCAACCTCTTTCCGACTTTGTCTGGGGGCCTCCCAAGGGAACAGAACACCGGTTCAGCCATATCCTCACAGAACTGAAGAAGGAAGAGGAAGCAGCTGGCGAGGAAGCATCAGATGAAGACACAGAAGAAGAAATTAGTTTTGTGTCATTAGAGACAGGTGAAGGCTGCAGTTGGGAACAGGGAAGTCTAACGAAGCAAAAGTCTTCAGATACAGGGGAGAAACGTACAAACTGTGTGAAGGACACTGAGGAAAGATCTGAGGGTCGTATAGAGACAAGAAAGCTTGATGCAGGAACGAGTCAGGAAGAGTATAGTGCTGAAGAGAAGAGTAATGGTGATGGGAAACCTTCAGTCTCAGAAAATAAGCCTCACCAAAATGGACATACTGAAAAACAAACTGAATGTGAGGAACAGGCTGTCAGGGAAGGCATTAAATCAGACATCAAGGAACTTCTGCAAGGCGATAAAGTACTGAAGAACTGCGAAACCAAACACGAGAAAACTGAAGATGACCTGGAAACATTTGGAATACGAGTAGTAGCTGGTGAAGCCATGAGTccgaaagaaaaggaatcaaaggaGACGTTGCTGCCTTCAGGAGAATCAGAACTAGTTATCAGTGAAGAGGATAAGCCTGCAACAGAAAGAAAAGTTGGGAGTAAGTCAACAGGAGGGGTTGATGACATAGCTGAGCCAGAACTAGTGATCGTTGAAGAGGATAATCTTGCAACAGAAGCAAGGAAAATTGTGAACATGGCAAAAAGAGAGATGGTTGAGACGACTAACCCAGAACCAGCTACCACTGAAGAGGATAAATATGCAAAAGAAGAAAGTAAAACTGGGAATATAACAAAGGAAGAGGTGGATGAGGTAGCTAAGCCACATCCAGATACCGCTGAAGAGGATAAATATACAAAAGAAGAAAAAATAGGGAATATGGTAATGCCAGGCCCAGGACAGAAGAATATGTTAATTGAACCAAAAACTCATGAAGGGCAAAATGAATCTGTTTCCAAAAGGAAAATTCAGAGTTCTGGTAAAGATGAAAGTGAGTACTTGGAAGAAATGGAAACACAAGAAGTAGGACTGGGATATGCTGTGAAAGATGTAAAATATCGTGGGGAGCAAAGTGAGGAAATGGAGACAGAAGATATTAAATGTCCTGGAGAGGAAGGAG
- the LOC137378383 gene encoding opioid growth factor receptor-like protein 1 isoform X1 — translation MLGGAEYDSTWAESEGEAEPVAATSSPNPKEKEGVRLRNAIYFLQWLWALILSIFLNQTQDVPYRWRNWRAAKDLQRYRHDYPDLDNKVEDNENINFQFYMNQACSQPDEWTVEEMITNWKGKYEQLERNHSYIQWLFPLRERGMNWYAKELTRQEIELFKKSKIVKKRLIKSYKMMLDFYGIKLVNRKTGVVKRAHNWNQRFTNLNLRTHNNLRITRILKCLGEMGFEHYQPPLVKFFLTETLINKQLPNVKESVLDYFLYTIRSKSERRKLILYARQHYQPLSDFVWGPPKGTEHRFSHILTELKKEEEAAGEEASDEDTEEEISFVSLETGEGCSWEQGSLTKQKSSDTGEKRTNCVKDTEERSEGRIETRKLDAGTSQEEYSAEEKSNGDGKPSVSENKPHQNGHTEKQTECEEQAVREGIKSDIKELLQGDKVLKNCETKHEKTEDDLETFGIRVVAGEAMSPKEKESKETLLPSGESELVISEEDKPATERKVGSKSTGGVDDIAEPELVIVEEDNLATEARKIVNMAKREMVETTNPEPATTEEDKYAKEESKTGNITKEEVDEVAKPHPDTAEEDKYTKEEKIGNMVMPGPGQKNMLIEPKTHEGQNESVSKRKIQSSGKDESEYLEEMETQEVGLGYAVKDVKYRGEQSEEMETEDIKCPGEEGDVEMEDSQ, via the exons ATGTTGGGAGGTGCAGAGTACGATTCCACATGGGCAGAGAGTGAAGGGGAAGCGGAGCCCGTAGCAGCAACATCATCCCCAAACCCCAAGGAGAAGGAAGGCGTGCGATTGCGGAATGCG ATTTATTTTCTTCAGTGGTTGTGGGCCCTAATCCTCTCCATTTTTTTGAATCAGACCCAG GACGTGCCATATCGATGGCGAAATTGGAGAGCAGCAAAGGACCTCCAGCGCTACCGGCATGATTACCCT GATCTAGACAATAAAGTAGAGGATAATGAGAACATCAACTTCCAGTTCTACATGAACCAGGCGTGCTCTCAACCAGATG AGTGGACAGTAGAAGAGATGATTACGAATTGGAAGGGAAAATATGAACAATTAGAGCGGAACCATTCATACATCCAATG GCTGTTTCCATTGCGGGAACGTGGAATGAATTGGTACGCCAAGGAGCTCACAAGACAAGAAATCGAG TTATTCAAAAAATCTAAGATTGTGAAAAAGAGGCTGATTAAATCATACAAGATGATGCTGGATTTTTATGGCATTAAACTGGTAAATCGGAAAACCGGAGTGGTGAAACGAGCCCATAACTGGAATCAGCGGTTCACCAATCTCAATCT ACGCACACATAATAATCTCCGCATCACTCGGATACTGAAGTGCCTTGGAGAGATGGGCTTCGAACATTATCAGCCACCACTGGTAAAGTTCTTCCTTACAGAAACGCTGATCAATAAGCAGTTGCCCAATGTTAAAGAGAGTGTGCTGGACTACTTTCTTTACACCATTAGAAGTAAATCTGAGAGAAGGAAGTTGATACTTTATGCACGGCAGCACTATCAACCTCTTTCCGACTTTGTCTGGGGGCCTCCCAAGGGAACAGAACACCGGTTCAGCCATATCCTCACAGAACTGAAGAAGGAAGAGGAAGCAGCTGGCGAGGAAGCATCAGATGAAGACACAGAAGAAGAAATTAGTTTTGTGTCATTAGAGACAGGTGAAGGCTGCAGTTGGGAACAGGGAAGTCTAACGAAGCAAAAGTCTTCAGATACAGGGGAGAAACGTACAAACTGTGTGAAGGACACTGAGGAAAGATCTGAGGGTCGTATAGAGACAAGAAAGCTTGATGCAGGAACGAGTCAGGAAGAGTATAGTGCTGAAGAGAAGAGTAATGGTGATGGGAAACCTTCAGTCTCAGAAAATAAGCCTCACCAAAATGGACATACTGAAAAACAAACTGAATGTGAGGAACAGGCTGTCAGGGAAGGCATTAAATCAGACATCAAGGAACTTCTGCAAGGCGATAAAGTACTGAAGAACTGCGAAACCAAACACGAGAAAACTGAAGATGACCTGGAAACATTTGGAATACGAGTAGTAGCTGGTGAAGCCATGAGTccgaaagaaaaggaatcaaaggaGACGTTGCTGCCTTCAGGAGAATCAGAACTAGTTATCAGTGAAGAGGATAAGCCTGCAACAGAAAGAAAAGTTGGGAGTAAGTCAACAGGAGGGGTTGATGACATAGCTGAGCCAGAACTAGTGATCGTTGAAGAGGATAATCTTGCAACAGAAGCAAGGAAAATTGTGAACATGGCAAAAAGAGAGATGGTTGAGACGACTAACCCAGAACCAGCTACCACTGAAGAGGATAAATATGCAAAAGAAGAAAGTAAAACTGGGAATATAACAAAGGAAGAGGTGGATGAGGTAGCTAAGCCACATCCAGATACCGCTGAAGAGGATAAATATACAAAAGAAGAAAAAATAGGGAATATGGTAATGCCAGGCCCAGGACAGAAGAATATGTTAATTGAACCAAAAACTCATGAAGGGCAAAATGAATCTGTTTCCAAAAGGAAAATTCAGAGTTCTGGTAAAGATGAAAGTGAGTACTTGGAAGAAATGGAAACACAAGAAGTAGGACTGGGATATGCTGTGAAAGATGTAAAATATCGTGGGGAGCAAAGTGAGGAAATGGAGACAGAAGATATTAAATGTCCTGGAGAGGAAGGAG
- the LOC137378383 gene encoding opioid growth factor receptor-like protein 1 isoform X2 yields the protein MLGGAEYDSTWAESEGEAEPVAATSSPNPKEKEGVRLRNADVPYRWRNWRAAKDLQRYRHDYPDLDNKVEDNENINFQFYMNQACSQPDEWTVEEMITNWKGKYEQLERNHSYIQWLFPLRERGMNWYAKELTRQEIELFKKSKIVKKRLIKSYKMMLDFYGIKLVNRKTGVVKRAHNWNQRFTNLNLRTHNNLRITRILKCLGEMGFEHYQPPLVKFFLTETLINKQLPNVKESVLDYFLYTIRSKSERRKLILYARQHYQPLSDFVWGPPKGTEHRFSHILTELKKEEEAAGEEASDEDTEEEISFVSLETGEGCSWEQGSLTKQKSSDTGEKRTNCVKDTEERSEGRIETRKLDAGTSQEEYSAEEKSNGDGKPSVSENKPHQNGHTEKQTECEEQAVREGIKSDIKELLQGDKVLKNCETKHEKTEDDLETFGIRVVAGEAMSPKEKESKETLLPSGESELVISEEDKPATERKVGSKSTGGVDDIAEPELVIVEEDNLATEARKIVNMAKREMVETTNPEPATTEEDKYAKEESKTGNITKEEVDEVAKPHPDTAEEDKYTKEEKIGNMVMPGPGQKNMLIEPKTHEGQNESVSKRKIQSSGKDESEYLEEMETQEVGLGYAVKDVKYRGEQSEEMETEDIKCPGEEGDVEMEDSQ from the exons ATGTTGGGAGGTGCAGAGTACGATTCCACATGGGCAGAGAGTGAAGGGGAAGCGGAGCCCGTAGCAGCAACATCATCCCCAAACCCCAAGGAGAAGGAAGGCGTGCGATTGCGGAATGCG GACGTGCCATATCGATGGCGAAATTGGAGAGCAGCAAAGGACCTCCAGCGCTACCGGCATGATTACCCT GATCTAGACAATAAAGTAGAGGATAATGAGAACATCAACTTCCAGTTCTACATGAACCAGGCGTGCTCTCAACCAGATG AGTGGACAGTAGAAGAGATGATTACGAATTGGAAGGGAAAATATGAACAATTAGAGCGGAACCATTCATACATCCAATG GCTGTTTCCATTGCGGGAACGTGGAATGAATTGGTACGCCAAGGAGCTCACAAGACAAGAAATCGAG TTATTCAAAAAATCTAAGATTGTGAAAAAGAGGCTGATTAAATCATACAAGATGATGCTGGATTTTTATGGCATTAAACTGGTAAATCGGAAAACCGGAGTGGTGAAACGAGCCCATAACTGGAATCAGCGGTTCACCAATCTCAATCT ACGCACACATAATAATCTCCGCATCACTCGGATACTGAAGTGCCTTGGAGAGATGGGCTTCGAACATTATCAGCCACCACTGGTAAAGTTCTTCCTTACAGAAACGCTGATCAATAAGCAGTTGCCCAATGTTAAAGAGAGTGTGCTGGACTACTTTCTTTACACCATTAGAAGTAAATCTGAGAGAAGGAAGTTGATACTTTATGCACGGCAGCACTATCAACCTCTTTCCGACTTTGTCTGGGGGCCTCCCAAGGGAACAGAACACCGGTTCAGCCATATCCTCACAGAACTGAAGAAGGAAGAGGAAGCAGCTGGCGAGGAAGCATCAGATGAAGACACAGAAGAAGAAATTAGTTTTGTGTCATTAGAGACAGGTGAAGGCTGCAGTTGGGAACAGGGAAGTCTAACGAAGCAAAAGTCTTCAGATACAGGGGAGAAACGTACAAACTGTGTGAAGGACACTGAGGAAAGATCTGAGGGTCGTATAGAGACAAGAAAGCTTGATGCAGGAACGAGTCAGGAAGAGTATAGTGCTGAAGAGAAGAGTAATGGTGATGGGAAACCTTCAGTCTCAGAAAATAAGCCTCACCAAAATGGACATACTGAAAAACAAACTGAATGTGAGGAACAGGCTGTCAGGGAAGGCATTAAATCAGACATCAAGGAACTTCTGCAAGGCGATAAAGTACTGAAGAACTGCGAAACCAAACACGAGAAAACTGAAGATGACCTGGAAACATTTGGAATACGAGTAGTAGCTGGTGAAGCCATGAGTccgaaagaaaaggaatcaaaggaGACGTTGCTGCCTTCAGGAGAATCAGAACTAGTTATCAGTGAAGAGGATAAGCCTGCAACAGAAAGAAAAGTTGGGAGTAAGTCAACAGGAGGGGTTGATGACATAGCTGAGCCAGAACTAGTGATCGTTGAAGAGGATAATCTTGCAACAGAAGCAAGGAAAATTGTGAACATGGCAAAAAGAGAGATGGTTGAGACGACTAACCCAGAACCAGCTACCACTGAAGAGGATAAATATGCAAAAGAAGAAAGTAAAACTGGGAATATAACAAAGGAAGAGGTGGATGAGGTAGCTAAGCCACATCCAGATACCGCTGAAGAGGATAAATATACAAAAGAAGAAAAAATAGGGAATATGGTAATGCCAGGCCCAGGACAGAAGAATATGTTAATTGAACCAAAAACTCATGAAGGGCAAAATGAATCTGTTTCCAAAAGGAAAATTCAGAGTTCTGGTAAAGATGAAAGTGAGTACTTGGAAGAAATGGAAACACAAGAAGTAGGACTGGGATATGCTGTGAAAGATGTAAAATATCGTGGGGAGCAAAGTGAGGAAATGGAGACAGAAGATATTAAATGTCCTGGAGAGGAAGGAG
- the LOC137378383 gene encoding opioid growth factor receptor-like protein 1 isoform X3, with amino-acid sequence MITNWKGKYEQLERNHSYIQWLFPLRERGMNWYAKELTRQEIELFKKSKIVKKRLIKSYKMMLDFYGIKLVNRKTGVVKRAHNWNQRFTNLNLRTHNNLRITRILKCLGEMGFEHYQPPLVKFFLTETLINKQLPNVKESVLDYFLYTIRSKSERRKLILYARQHYQPLSDFVWGPPKGTEHRFSHILTELKKEEEAAGEEASDEDTEEEISFVSLETGEGCSWEQGSLTKQKSSDTGEKRTNCVKDTEERSEGRIETRKLDAGTSQEEYSAEEKSNGDGKPSVSENKPHQNGHTEKQTECEEQAVREGIKSDIKELLQGDKVLKNCETKHEKTEDDLETFGIRVVAGEAMSPKEKESKETLLPSGESELVISEEDKPATERKVGSKSTGGVDDIAEPELVIVEEDNLATEARKIVNMAKREMVETTNPEPATTEEDKYAKEESKTGNITKEEVDEVAKPHPDTAEEDKYTKEEKIGNMVMPGPGQKNMLIEPKTHEGQNESVSKRKIQSSGKDESEYLEEMETQEVGLGYAVKDVKYRGEQSEEMETEDIKCPGEEGDVEMEDSQ; translated from the exons ATGATTACGAATTGGAAGGGAAAATATGAACAATTAGAGCGGAACCATTCATACATCCAATG GCTGTTTCCATTGCGGGAACGTGGAATGAATTGGTACGCCAAGGAGCTCACAAGACAAGAAATCGAG TTATTCAAAAAATCTAAGATTGTGAAAAAGAGGCTGATTAAATCATACAAGATGATGCTGGATTTTTATGGCATTAAACTGGTAAATCGGAAAACCGGAGTGGTGAAACGAGCCCATAACTGGAATCAGCGGTTCACCAATCTCAATCT ACGCACACATAATAATCTCCGCATCACTCGGATACTGAAGTGCCTTGGAGAGATGGGCTTCGAACATTATCAGCCACCACTGGTAAAGTTCTTCCTTACAGAAACGCTGATCAATAAGCAGTTGCCCAATGTTAAAGAGAGTGTGCTGGACTACTTTCTTTACACCATTAGAAGTAAATCTGAGAGAAGGAAGTTGATACTTTATGCACGGCAGCACTATCAACCTCTTTCCGACTTTGTCTGGGGGCCTCCCAAGGGAACAGAACACCGGTTCAGCCATATCCTCACAGAACTGAAGAAGGAAGAGGAAGCAGCTGGCGAGGAAGCATCAGATGAAGACACAGAAGAAGAAATTAGTTTTGTGTCATTAGAGACAGGTGAAGGCTGCAGTTGGGAACAGGGAAGTCTAACGAAGCAAAAGTCTTCAGATACAGGGGAGAAACGTACAAACTGTGTGAAGGACACTGAGGAAAGATCTGAGGGTCGTATAGAGACAAGAAAGCTTGATGCAGGAACGAGTCAGGAAGAGTATAGTGCTGAAGAGAAGAGTAATGGTGATGGGAAACCTTCAGTCTCAGAAAATAAGCCTCACCAAAATGGACATACTGAAAAACAAACTGAATGTGAGGAACAGGCTGTCAGGGAAGGCATTAAATCAGACATCAAGGAACTTCTGCAAGGCGATAAAGTACTGAAGAACTGCGAAACCAAACACGAGAAAACTGAAGATGACCTGGAAACATTTGGAATACGAGTAGTAGCTGGTGAAGCCATGAGTccgaaagaaaaggaatcaaaggaGACGTTGCTGCCTTCAGGAGAATCAGAACTAGTTATCAGTGAAGAGGATAAGCCTGCAACAGAAAGAAAAGTTGGGAGTAAGTCAACAGGAGGGGTTGATGACATAGCTGAGCCAGAACTAGTGATCGTTGAAGAGGATAATCTTGCAACAGAAGCAAGGAAAATTGTGAACATGGCAAAAAGAGAGATGGTTGAGACGACTAACCCAGAACCAGCTACCACTGAAGAGGATAAATATGCAAAAGAAGAAAGTAAAACTGGGAATATAACAAAGGAAGAGGTGGATGAGGTAGCTAAGCCACATCCAGATACCGCTGAAGAGGATAAATATACAAAAGAAGAAAAAATAGGGAATATGGTAATGCCAGGCCCAGGACAGAAGAATATGTTAATTGAACCAAAAACTCATGAAGGGCAAAATGAATCTGTTTCCAAAAGGAAAATTCAGAGTTCTGGTAAAGATGAAAGTGAGTACTTGGAAGAAATGGAAACACAAGAAGTAGGACTGGGATATGCTGTGAAAGATGTAAAATATCGTGGGGAGCAAAGTGAGGAAATGGAGACAGAAGATATTAAATGTCCTGGAGAGGAAGGAG